One Nocardioidaceae bacterium SCSIO 66511 genomic window carries:
- a CDS encoding aldehyde dehydrogenase family protein yields the protein MSTNPFLPSATAVPAARIAGRTYEGELHDVPNPATGETLAQVGWADVGEVDAAVASARGVASEWAATPPRERAAALRRIAESLRDNTGALAELISAESGKRLAEATGEVGFSAQYLDWFADAATQPRDEHYVNAARRFIVQRRPVGIVAAVSPWNFPLSIPARKVAPALAAGCPVVQKASELTPLTSVAFTELAEPHLPAGLLSVLVGDGEKLTTALVDHPDVAAVSFTGSTRVGVAVAERAMRTMTRVTMELGGKAPFIVCADADLDDAMESLMVAKFRNNGASCIAANNVFIHESVYDELVGRLRDRIDGLNVADPSDPASDLGPLLRPEHAERMRTLLERAALDGCSVSTGPGGPATGWYAAPALIEADRDTAAWEEEIFGPVCAVRKFSAEDDVVAEVRSWQIGLGGYVMSSDAEHAASLASRLTVGIVGINNGAPNTPEVPFGGVGYSGLGHEGGLRGLLEFTEEQTLSFSR from the coding sequence ATGAGCACCAACCCATTCCTGCCCTCCGCCACGGCCGTCCCGGCTGCTCGGATCGCCGGTCGTACGTATGAAGGCGAGCTGCACGACGTGCCCAATCCCGCAACCGGGGAGACGCTCGCGCAGGTCGGCTGGGCCGACGTCGGCGAGGTCGACGCCGCAGTTGCTTCCGCTCGAGGCGTTGCGTCGGAGTGGGCGGCGACACCTCCGCGCGAGCGTGCTGCGGCACTGCGCCGGATCGCGGAAAGCCTTCGAGACAACACCGGTGCACTTGCCGAGCTGATCTCCGCGGAGTCGGGTAAGCGACTGGCGGAGGCGACGGGCGAGGTCGGCTTCTCGGCGCAGTACCTGGACTGGTTCGCCGATGCCGCGACTCAGCCGCGCGATGAGCACTACGTGAACGCTGCTCGACGATTCATCGTGCAGCGCAGGCCGGTCGGCATCGTGGCGGCTGTGAGCCCATGGAACTTCCCGCTTTCGATTCCGGCCCGGAAGGTTGCTCCGGCACTTGCCGCCGGTTGCCCCGTTGTACAGAAGGCGTCCGAGTTGACTCCGCTGACGAGTGTCGCGTTCACCGAGCTCGCCGAGCCGCATCTGCCCGCGGGTCTGTTGTCCGTACTCGTCGGCGACGGCGAGAAGTTGACGACCGCGCTGGTTGACCACCCCGATGTAGCCGCGGTCAGCTTCACCGGGTCGACGCGCGTCGGTGTCGCAGTCGCCGAACGCGCCATGCGGACGATGACCCGAGTGACGATGGAGCTCGGCGGCAAGGCGCCGTTCATCGTGTGTGCGGACGCCGATCTGGATGACGCGATGGAGTCGCTGATGGTGGCGAAGTTCCGCAACAACGGAGCATCGTGCATTGCCGCGAACAACGTCTTCATCCATGAGTCGGTGTACGACGAGCTGGTCGGACGCCTGCGTGATCGGATCGATGGTCTGAACGTTGCCGACCCGTCGGATCCCGCGAGCGATCTCGGTCCGCTGTTGCGTCCCGAGCATGCGGAGCGGATGCGTACGTTGCTCGAGCGGGCAGCGCTCGACGGGTGTTCCGTCTCGACCGGGCCGGGGGGGCCGGCGACCGGTTGGTACGCCGCCCCCGCTCTGATCGAGGCCGATCGTGACACCGCCGCGTGGGAGGAAGAGATCTTCGGCCCGGTCTGTGCGGTACGCAAATTCTCAGCCGAGGATGACGTCGTGGCCGAGGTCCGCTCATGGCAGATCGGGCTCGGTGGATATGTGATGTCGAGCGATGCCGAGCATGCGGCGTCGCTGGCGTCACGTCTGACCGTCGGAATCGTCGGCATCAACAACGGTGCACCGAACACGCCCGAGGTGCCGTTCGGGGGCGTCGGCTACTCAGGTCTCGGTCACGAAGGCGGGCTCCGCGGGTTGCTGGAGTTCACCGAGGAGCAGACGCTGTCCTTCTCTCGGTGA